One region of Arvicola amphibius chromosome 3, mArvAmp1.2, whole genome shotgun sequence genomic DNA includes:
- the LOC119809813 gene encoding cytochrome c oxidase subunit 7C, mitochondrial: MLGQSVRRFTTSVVRRSHYEEGPGKNLPFSVENKWRLLAMMTVYFGSGFAAPFFIVRHQLLKK, translated from the exons ATGTTGGGCCAGAGTGTCCGGAGGTTCACCACCTCCGTGGTCCGTCGCAGCCACTACGAGGAGGGCCCGGGGAAG AATTTGCCATTTTCGGTGGAGAACAAGTGGCGGTTACTGGCGATGATGACTGTGTACTTTGGATCTGGATTTGCTGCTCCTTTCTTCATAGTGAGACACCAGCTTCTtaagaaatga